The genome window CCGAAAGGTAAAGTTTCAATCTTAAAGTTCATGAAGTTTTTCGAGTTCTTTCAGTTTGGCTCTTCTGTGGGTACAGGCTTTGCACTCCTGATCAATGCAAAGGAGTGAACGGTAATGGTCCTTCATAAAGGAGGTTGAGAAAAAGAGAAGTCCGCGTACGTTTATCAGCTTAAATAACATTCCATTATAATCATGAGGCAGAAAATAGCCGTCGTCTTCAAGCGAGAGTTCAAGATTGGTAAATGATTTGCTGCATCCTGGAACTTCGTTAAGTTTCTGTTCGCCCCATACTGATACCCCGACCGGTTCAATTCCTACATGTCCCCAGGGAAATATATTAACATATCCAAGGTTAAAGTACACTTCAAGAAAATGGATAAAACTCAGTGAAGCAAAATCAGTACCAAGCATTAGTATATGGGAATCCTTATTGCCCAGCAGATAGGACATTGGTGAACCCCATCCGAGCGGACTTTGCGGAGATATATCATGTCTTATCAGCTGGTTGAATGAACCCCAAATGCAAAAGGAATGCGTGGGAGAATACGTCCTGTGGACATTTTCCATTTTACGGAATGTTTCTGAGAGTATTCCGGTTTTGGGAACTGAATGATCCGGGTTATATACTTCAGAATTTTTATTACCTTTAAAGGAATAGGTGAATGCCGGTACGATAAGAGAACCATGAGGGGTCAGATATTCTGTGAGAAGCCGGAGGAAAAGCTCAGGGGAGTCACAATCAGTTGCCTGGCGGATACTGCTGAAAGATCCGTGTAGCACCACATGAAAACCCGGTTGTATTCCTGACTGTTTCAGGAAGCGAATAACATTTGACTCCAAGGTTCGCCATCCGGATTGTTATTAAATCTCGTTCTTACAGGGAAATTAACAAATTACGTATGTGAAAGTCAATAAAAAAAGAAAAATCCGGCCCCGGTTTTCAGAGCCGGATTTTATTCGAATTGTAATCAGAAAACAATTTCTACGTT of Ignavibacteriales bacterium contains these proteins:
- a CDS encoding AAC(3) family N-acetyltransferase, translating into MESNVIRFLKQSGIQPGFHVVLHGSFSSIRQATDCDSPELFLRLLTEYLTPHGSLIVPAFTYSFKGNKNSEVYNPDHSVPKTGILSETFRKMENVHRTYSPTHSFCIWGSFNQLIRHDISPQSPLGWGSPMSYLLGNKDSHILMLGTDFASLSFIHFLEVYFNLGYVNIFPWGHVGIEPVGVSVWGEQKLNEVPGCSKSFTNLELSLEDDGYFLPHDYNGMLFKLINVRGLLFFSTSFMKDHYRSLLCIDQECKACTHRRAKLKELEKLHEL